A region from the uncultured Desulfovibrio sp. genome encodes:
- the kdpA gene encoding potassium-transporting ATPase subunit KdpA — MENMIGQCLLYIILLALLAWPLGIYMGKVMDGEPFWLQKMLGPCERGLYRVMGINPAEQMGWKRYLGCVLAFSAVSIAALMLLLMAQGSLPLNPQGIAGTSWDLALNTAVSFVTNTNWQAYSGESAMGYLAQMAGLTVQNFVSAAVGIAVLFALIRGLRARKTETSGGPDTSPTPAVSGLGNFWADATRATLYILVPLSLALSLLLIWQGVPQNFSPYKTVALLEPLTTENGTTVTEQMVPMGPQASQVAPKQLGTNGGGYNGVNSAHPHENPTPLANMLEMLALLLIPAGLCFTFGRQIKDMRQGVAIFITMTLLLTGAIGFTAWAEQSATPQLAQSEQVDLAPRSGLLAQAGGNMEGKEARFGITNSAIWAAATTAASNGSVNAMHDSLTPLGGMVPMVLMQLGEVVFGGVGSGLYGMLAFVLLTVFMAGLMVGRTPEYLGKKVEPFEMKMAVVVCLTTPVVILIGAGLMCLVPQVVESLNNALPHGFSELLYAATSAGANNGSAFAGLNANTPFLNVLLSALMLAGRFVPVAAILAAAESMAAKKTVAASSGTLSTSNGMFVFLLIFVVLLVGALSFFPALALGPVAEHLQMTR; from the coding sequence AAAACATGATCGGGCAATGCCTGCTGTACATCATACTGCTCGCCCTGCTGGCATGGCCGCTGGGCATCTACATGGGCAAGGTCATGGACGGAGAGCCGTTCTGGCTGCAAAAAATGCTGGGCCCATGCGAGCGCGGCCTGTACCGCGTCATGGGCATCAACCCGGCAGAACAGATGGGCTGGAAGCGTTACCTCGGCTGCGTGCTTGCTTTCAGTGCCGTGAGCATTGCGGCACTTATGCTGCTGCTTATGGCGCAGGGCAGCCTACCCCTGAATCCGCAGGGCATAGCGGGTACAAGCTGGGATCTGGCGCTGAACACGGCGGTGAGCTTTGTCACCAATACCAACTGGCAGGCCTATTCGGGCGAAAGCGCCATGGGCTATCTGGCCCAGATGGCAGGGCTTACAGTGCAGAACTTTGTTTCCGCCGCTGTGGGCATTGCGGTGTTGTTCGCCTTGATTCGGGGGCTGCGCGCGCGAAAAACAGAAACATCCGGCGGGCCAGATACTTCCCCCACGCCAGCCGTTTCAGGCCTTGGCAACTTCTGGGCAGACGCCACCCGCGCAACCTTGTACATTCTTGTGCCGCTCTCCCTTGCGCTTTCGCTGCTGCTCATCTGGCAGGGTGTGCCGCAGAATTTTTCCCCTTACAAAACTGTTGCCCTGCTTGAACCGCTTACAACCGAAAACGGGACCACCGTTACGGAGCAGATGGTTCCCATGGGGCCGCAGGCCTCACAGGTTGCGCCCAAGCAGCTTGGCACCAACGGTGGCGGCTACAACGGCGTCAATTCCGCCCACCCGCACGAGAACCCCACCCCCCTCGCAAATATGCTGGAAATGCTGGCCCTGCTGCTCATTCCCGCAGGGCTGTGCTTCACCTTTGGCAGGCAGATCAAGGACATGCGCCAGGGCGTAGCCATATTCATCACCATGACCCTGCTGCTAACCGGCGCCATTGGCTTCACCGCCTGGGCCGAACAGAGCGCCACTCCGCAACTGGCCCAGAGCGAGCAGGTTGATCTTGCCCCCCGCAGCGGCCTGCTGGCTCAGGCCGGAGGCAACATGGAAGGCAAGGAAGCGCGCTTCGGCATAACAAATAGTGCCATCTGGGCCGCCGCCACAACTGCCGCTTCCAACGGCTCGGTCAACGCCATGCACGACAGCCTCACGCCGTTGGGCGGGATGGTTCCCATGGTGCTCATGCAGTTGGGCGAAGTGGTCTTTGGTGGTGTTGGCAGCGGCCTGTACGGCATGCTGGCCTTTGTGCTGCTGACCGTTTTCATGGCTGGCCTGATGGTGGGCCGCACCCCAGAATATCTGGGCAAAAAAGTGGAACCCTTTGAAATGAAGATGGCCGTGGTGGTCTGCCTGACCACGCCAGTCGTCATCCTGATCGGGGCTGGTCTGATGTGCCTTGTTCCGCAAGTTGTGGAAAGCCTGAACAATGCCCTGCCCCACGGCTTCAGCGAGCTGCTCTATGCCGCCACCTCTGCCGGGGCCAACAACGGTTCTGCCTTTGCCGGGCTGAATGCCAACACGCCTTTTCTGAATGTACTGCTGAGCGCGCTTATGCTTGCCGGGCGCTTTGTGCCCGTGGCAGCCATTCTTGCCGCCGCAGAGAGCATGGCGGCCAAAAAGACCGTGGCCGCAAGCTCCGGCACGCTCTCCACCAGCAACGGCATGTTTGTTTTTCTGCTCATATTTGTGGTGCTGCTGGTGGGCGCATTGAGCTTCTTCCCCGCTCTGGCTCTCGGCCCCGTGGCCGAACACCTGCAAATGACGCGCTAA
- the kdpB gene encoding potassium-transporting ATPase subunit KdpB, whose protein sequence is MSAKTAHAPRNSRMLRRALGDSFIKLAPHIQARNFVMFTVYLSAIMTTGLALAGAWGLMPAVANQSVFACAIAAILWFTVLFANFAEAIAEGRGKAQADSLRKSRKSVDARKLPDPAQHEAFVITSSTELKPGDYVLVLAGEMIPADGDVVEGAASVDESAITGESAPVIRESGGDRSAVTGGTTVLSDWLVLRVTSEVGRSFLDKMIAMVEGAARQKTPNEIALNILLVALTVIFLLVTGTLWCFARFAADQNHAANPADVTSLVALFVCLAPTTIGALLSSIGIAGMSRLNQANVLAMSGRAIEAAGDVDVLLLDKTGTITLGNRLAVSFIPVDGHTEPELAEAARLASLADETPEGRSIVQLANSLFPQDGAAHPETNTVFVPFSAHTRMSGIDALGSSIRKGAADAVRAFAEQLGGRLSPQCDEVVQSIARQGGTPLVVARDAAVLGVIHLKDVIKDGVREKFGELRRMGIKTVMITGDNPLTAAAIAAEAGVDDFLAEATPETKLNLIREYQAKGHLVAMTGDGTNDAPALAQADVAVAMNTGTQAAKEAGNMVDLDSSPTKLLDIVRIGKQLLMTRGSLTTFSLANDAAKYFAIIPALFMGLYPGLAALNIMGLHSPQSAILAATIYNALIIVALIPLALRGVPYREESSELLLRRNLFIYGLGGLAAPFAAIKLIDLCLVGLGLA, encoded by the coding sequence ATGTCAGCCAAAACTGCACATGCCCCGCGCAACAGCCGGATGCTCCGCCGGGCCCTTGGCGACTCGTTCATCAAGCTGGCCCCGCATATTCAGGCGCGCAATTTTGTCATGTTCACCGTATATCTTTCCGCCATCATGACCACTGGCCTTGCGCTGGCAGGGGCGTGGGGATTGATGCCCGCCGTTGCAAACCAAAGCGTCTTTGCCTGTGCCATTGCCGCCATACTCTGGTTCACGGTGCTCTTTGCCAACTTTGCGGAAGCCATTGCCGAAGGCCGGGGCAAGGCCCAGGCCGACAGCTTGCGCAAATCGCGCAAGAGCGTTGACGCCCGTAAGCTGCCGGATCCTGCGCAGCACGAAGCCTTTGTCATAACTTCATCCACTGAGCTGAAACCCGGCGACTACGTGCTTGTGCTGGCAGGCGAGATGATCCCCGCCGACGGCGACGTGGTAGAAGGGGCCGCCTCTGTGGACGAAAGCGCCATCACAGGCGAATCCGCCCCTGTCATACGCGAGAGCGGCGGCGACCGCAGCGCCGTCACCGGCGGCACCACAGTGCTTTCCGACTGGCTGGTGTTGCGCGTTACCAGCGAGGTTGGCCGCAGCTTTCTGGACAAAATGATCGCCATGGTCGAAGGGGCCGCCCGCCAGAAAACCCCCAATGAGATCGCCCTGAACATCCTGCTGGTGGCGCTTACGGTCATCTTTCTGCTGGTCACGGGCACACTGTGGTGCTTTGCCCGCTTTGCGGCAGATCAGAACCATGCGGCAAATCCGGCGGATGTTACCTCGCTGGTGGCGCTTTTTGTCTGCCTGGCCCCGACCACCATCGGCGCGCTGCTTTCATCCATAGGTATTGCGGGCATGAGCCGCCTCAATCAGGCCAACGTGCTTGCCATGAGTGGACGCGCCATTGAAGCTGCTGGCGATGTTGACGTGCTCCTGCTCGACAAGACAGGCACCATAACCCTTGGCAACCGGCTGGCCGTCAGCTTTATACCTGTGGACGGACACACCGAACCGGAGCTGGCGGAGGCCGCTCGCCTTGCCTCGCTTGCGGATGAAACCCCCGAGGGCCGCAGCATTGTGCAACTGGCAAACAGCCTGTTCCCGCAGGACGGAGCAGCGCATCCTGAAACGAATACAGTCTTTGTTCCCTTTTCCGCACACACACGCATGAGCGGGATTGATGCGCTGGGTTCGTCCATACGTAAAGGCGCGGCAGACGCCGTGCGCGCTTTTGCGGAGCAGCTTGGCGGGCGTTTGAGCCCGCAGTGCGATGAAGTGGTGCAGAGCATTGCCCGCCAGGGCGGCACGCCCCTTGTGGTTGCCCGCGATGCCGCAGTGCTTGGCGTGATCCACCTCAAGGATGTCATCAAGGACGGCGTGCGTGAAAAATTCGGCGAGCTGCGCCGCATGGGCATCAAGACCGTCATGATCACGGGCGACAATCCGCTCACTGCCGCCGCCATTGCCGCCGAGGCCGGGGTGGATGACTTTCTGGCTGAGGCCACGCCGGAGACCAAGCTGAACCTGATCAGGGAATATCAGGCCAAGGGACATCTGGTTGCCATGACGGGCGACGGCACCAATGACGCCCCGGCTCTGGCGCAGGCGGACGTGGCGGTTGCCATGAACACGGGCACGCAGGCCGCCAAGGAAGCGGGCAACATGGTTGATCTGGATTCCTCGCCCACCAAGTTGCTGGATATCGTACGCATCGGCAAGCAGCTGCTCATGACGCGCGGCAGCCTCACAACCTTTTCTCTCGCCAACGATGCGGCAAAGTACTTTGCCATCATCCCGGCCCTGTTCATGGGGCTGTACCCCGGCCTTGCCGCACTCAACATCATGGGTCTGCACAGCCCGCAAAGCGCCATACTGGCGGCCACCATATACAATGCCCTCATCATTGTGGCCCTCATTCCGCTGGCCCTGCGCGGCGTGCCCTACAGGGAGGAAAGTTCAGAGCTGCTGTTGCGCCGCAACCTCTTTATTTACGGCCTCGGCGGGCTCGCGGCTCCCTTTGCCGCCATCAAACTTATTGACCTCTGCCTGGTCGGCCTTGGGCTGGCCTGA